A portion of the Staphylococcus felis genome contains these proteins:
- a CDS encoding IS3 family transposase (programmed frameshift): MTRERRTFSPEFKLQMVKLYENGKPRNEIAREYDLTPSALGKWIKQHQNTGSFNHQDNLTNEEKELRKLRKENQQLKMENDIFKASSADHGTKIDVIRKNANKYSVSAMCKVLQISRSSYYYEINKSPNVEKDDRDKEISDKIIEIFNSNRKCFGTRRIKNELIKNGLNVSRRRIGRIMKANKLVSSYTTSKYKSFPSRSSEREINNELNQSFNRKEPLEVLVSDLTYVKVAGKWHYICLFIDLFNREIVGHSAGSKKDSTLVSKALSSIRHDLRDVQMFHTDRGKEFDNHMIDDVLDTFGIKRSLSMKGCPYDNAVAESTFKALKTEFIKQYDFKSINHLKLELFDYVNWYNNIRPHSALNYLTPKAYKDSFYKNCLEIC; the protein is encoded by the exons ATGACAAGAGAAAGAAGAACTTTTAGTCCTGAATTTAAATTACAAATGGTAAAGCTTTATGAAAATGGTAAGCCTAGAAATGAAATTGCTCGTGAATATGATTTAACACCTTCGGCGTTAGGGAAATGGATTAAGCAACATCAAAATACTGGTTCATTTAACCATCAAGATAACTTAACTAATGAAGAAAAAGAACTAAGAAAATTGCGTAAAGAAAATCAACAATTGAAAATGGAAAATGATATTT TCAAAGCAAGCAGCGCTGATCATGGGACGAAAATAGATGTCATTCGAAAGAATGCCAATAAATATTCAGTATCAGCAATGTGCAAAGTCCTGCAAATCTCTAGAAGTAGTTACTATTACGAAATTAACAAATCACCCAACGTTGAAAAAGATGATCGAGATAAGGAAATTAGCGATAAAATTATCGAGATTTTCAATTCTAATCGCAAATGTTTTGGAACAAGAAGGATTAAAAATGAACTTATCAAAAATGGTTTAAATGTCTCAAGACGACGTATAGGACGCATTATGAAAGCAAATAAATTAGTATCTTCTTATACGACATCGAAGTATAAATCATTTCCTTCTCGCTCAAGTGAACGCGAAATCAATAATGAATTAAATCAAAGTTTCAATAGAAAAGAACCATTGGAAGTTCTTGTCAGTGATTTGACATATGTAAAAGTGGCTGGAAAATGGCATTACATATGTTTATTTATTGATCTTTTTAACCGTGAGATTGTTGGGCATAGCGCAGGCTCAAAGAAAGATAGCACGCTTGTATCCAAGGCACTTAGTAGCATTAGACACGATTTAAGAGACGTACAAATGTTTCACACTGACAGAGGAAAAGAGTTTGATAATCACATGATTGATGATGTACTAGATACCTTTGGTATCAAAAGATCTTTAAGCATGAAAGGATGTCCATATGACAACGCAGTAGCTGAAAGTACATTTAAAGCGTTAAAAACTGAATTCATTAAACAGTATGATTTTAAATCTATTAATCACTTAAAACTCGAATTGTTTGATTATGTTAATTGGTATAACAACATTCGACCTCATAGTGCATTAAATTATCTGACGCCGAAAGCGTACAAAGATAGTTTCTATAAAAACTGTCTAGAAATCTGTTGA
- a CDS encoding DUF3885 domain-containing protein → MGNIINCMKVSDLNFSEVENAVHLDLSEGEYPFLDDGKSFNKGYFARIHNNAIQILQDLFQKSNTIDIVLVYYLYGDSFKKTRFKEKFSYFNNNEIPDFKKYINDEGIQCYALSYKNKKLKDLNYKKLVRAICNQDFKSLFPTINQKDNYLDIYLMDNKRGILYESSTLSWTNSMRIDIVKLRK, encoded by the coding sequence ATGGGTAATATTATAAATTGTATGAAAGTAAGTGATTTAAATTTTTCTGAAGTTGAAAATGCTGTTCATTTAGATTTAAGTGAGGGCGAATATCCTTTTTTAGATGATGGCAAAAGCTTTAACAAAGGTTATTTTGCAAGGATTCATAATAATGCAATTCAAATTTTACAAGATTTGTTTCAAAAAAGTAATACTATTGATATAGTGCTTGTGTATTATTTATATGGAGACTCATTTAAAAAAACTCGGTTCAAAGAAAAGTTTAGTTATTTCAATAATAACGAAATACCAGATTTTAAAAAATATATTAACGATGAAGGCATCCAGTGTTATGCATTATCTTATAAAAATAAGAAATTGAAGGATTTAAATTATAAAAAATTAGTGAGAGCAATTTGCAATCAAGATTTTAAAAGTTTATTCCCGACAATTAACCAAAAAGATAATTACTTAGATATATATTTAATGGATAATAAAAGAGGCATATTATATGAATCGTCTACACTTAGTTGGACAAATTCTATGAGAATAGATATTGTTAAATTAAGAAAGTAG
- the groL gene encoding chaperonin GroEL (60 kDa chaperone family; promotes refolding of misfolded polypeptides especially under stressful conditions; forms two stacked rings of heptamers to form a barrel-shaped 14mer; ends can be capped by GroES; misfolded proteins enter the barrel where they are refolded when GroES binds), which yields MAKELKFSEDARQAMLRGVDKLANAVKVTIGPKGRNVVLDKEFTAPLITNDGVTIAKEIELEDPYENMGAKLVQEVANKTNEIAGDGTTTATVLAQAMIQEGLKNVTSGANPVGIRQGIDKAVGVAIEALHDISQKVENKEEIAQVGSISAADEEVGRYISEAMEKVGNDGVISIEESSGFNTELDVVEGMQFDRGYQSPYMVTDSDKMTAELENPYILITDKKISSFQDILPLLEQIVQSNRPILIVADEVEGDALTNLVLNRMRGTFTAVAVKAPGFGDRRKAMLEDLAILTGAQVITDDLGLELKEASIEMLGTATKVEVTKDNTTVVDGNGDPTNIDARVNQLKAQIEETDSDFDREKLQERLAKLAGGVAVIKVGAASETELKERKLRIEDALNSTRAAVEEGIVAGGGTALMNIFHKVSSIEAVGDEATGVNIVLKALQAPVRQIAENAGLEGSVIVERMKNAEPGVGYNAATDEWVNMLEAGIVDPTKVTRSALQHAASVAAMFLTTEAVVANIPDESSNNDMPQMGGGMPGMM from the coding sequence ATGGCAAAAGAATTAAAATTCTCTGAAGACGCACGTCAAGCGATGTTACGTGGTGTAGATAAATTAGCAAATGCTGTTAAGGTGACAATAGGTCCAAAAGGGCGAAACGTTGTATTAGATAAAGAATTTACTGCACCGTTAATTACCAATGATGGTGTGACAATCGCAAAAGAAATTGAACTCGAAGATCCATATGAAAATATGGGGGCTAAATTAGTTCAAGAAGTTGCGAACAAAACGAATGAAATTGCTGGTGATGGTACAACTACTGCGACAGTATTAGCACAAGCAATGATTCAAGAAGGTTTGAAAAATGTAACTAGTGGTGCAAATCCAGTAGGTATTAGACAAGGAATTGATAAAGCTGTCGGTGTAGCGATTGAAGCATTGCATGATATTTCACAAAAAGTAGAAAATAAAGAAGAAATTGCTCAAGTAGGTTCTATTTCTGCAGCAGATGAAGAGGTAGGACGTTATATTTCAGAAGCGATGGAAAAAGTGGGCAACGATGGTGTCATTTCGATTGAAGAATCAAGTGGTTTCAACACAGAATTAGATGTTGTTGAAGGGATGCAATTTGACCGTGGATATCAATCACCATATATGGTAACAGATTCAGATAAAATGACTGCAGAACTTGAAAATCCATATATTTTAATTACGGACAAAAAAATTAGTTCATTCCAAGATATCTTGCCGTTACTTGAACAAATCGTTCAATCTAATCGTCCAATTTTAATTGTTGCTGATGAAGTTGAAGGAGACGCATTAACAAACTTAGTTCTAAACCGTATGCGTGGCACATTCACTGCAGTAGCTGTCAAAGCACCAGGTTTTGGTGATCGTCGTAAAGCGATGTTAGAAGACTTAGCGATTTTAACAGGTGCGCAAGTGATTACTGACGATTTAGGGCTTGAATTAAAAGAAGCTTCAATTGAGATGTTAGGTACAGCAACAAAGGTTGAAGTGACTAAAGATAACACAACAGTTGTTGATGGTAATGGAGATCCAACAAATATTGATGCAAGAGTGAATCAATTAAAAGCTCAAATTGAAGAAACGGATTCTGACTTTGATCGTGAAAAATTACAAGAAAGACTTGCTAAATTGGCTGGCGGTGTCGCAGTTATTAAAGTGGGTGCAGCATCAGAAACTGAATTAAAAGAGCGTAAGTTACGTATTGAAGATGCTTTAAACTCAACACGAGCTGCTGTTGAAGAAGGTATTGTAGCAGGTGGTGGTACAGCATTAATGAACATTTTCCACAAAGTGTCTAGCATTGAAGCTGTAGGAGACGAAGCAACAGGTGTGAATATCGTACTTAAAGCATTACAAGCACCCGTACGTCAAATTGCAGAAAATGCTGGATTAGAAGGTTCAGTCATTGTAGAACGTATGAAAAATGCTGAGCCAGGTGTAGGTTATAATGCTGCAACAGATGAATGGGTTAATATGTTAGAAGCTGGTATTGTTGACCCAACAAAAGTAACACGTTCAGCATTACAACATGCTGCAAGTGTAGCCGCAATGTTCTTGACTACAGAAGCGGTTGTAGCCAACATTCCAGACGAATCGTCTAATAATGACATGCCACAAATGGGCGGCGGAATGCCAGGTATGATGTAA
- the groES gene encoding co-chaperone GroES → MLKPLGSRIVVERKEQEQTTKSGIVLTDTAKEKSNEGVVVAVGPGRTLDNGQRLEIEVNVGDRVVYDQYAGIEIKRDDTKYLVLNEEEVLAIIEE, encoded by the coding sequence ATGCTTAAACCATTAGGAAGCCGTATTGTTGTCGAAAGAAAAGAGCAAGAACAAACTACTAAAAGTGGTATTGTATTAACAGATACTGCAAAAGAGAAATCAAATGAAGGTGTCGTTGTTGCGGTAGGACCGGGACGCACTTTAGATAATGGTCAACGTCTAGAAATAGAAGTAAACGTTGGAGATAGAGTTGTATATGATCAATATGCAGGAATTGAAATAAAACGCGATGATACGAAATATCTTGTTTTAAATGAAGAAGAAGTATTAGCTATTATTGAAGAATAA
- the mroQ gene encoding intramembrane glutamic endopeptidase MroQ, with protein MKRIYVSVLTIVIYGLAQFLPTIAQAMGLLSTENTTDLMKQSINLQLFSFIVAAILILLFQTQIKNPMQFELTPKEPKRYIVPWVLAGLGVVFIAQLIINAISTLLFGIDPASQNTLALMKIAREMPLFIILIAIVGPILEEYVFRKVIFGELYNAIQAKPIVKFLIAGIVSSILFALAHMDFTHFLVYFAMGIIFSAFYIYTKRLSVAIGIHIAQNGLVTLVQLLIPEQVFERMLEQTQVIILHLF; from the coding sequence ATGAAGCGGATTTATGTATCAGTACTTACGATAGTAATTTATGGTTTAGCACAATTTTTACCAACAATAGCCCAAGCAATGGGATTACTTTCAACTGAAAATACGACTGACTTAATGAAACAAAGTATTAACCTTCAGCTATTCAGTTTTATTGTTGCTGCAATTTTAATTTTATTATTTCAAACCCAGATTAAAAATCCAATGCAGTTTGAACTTACACCTAAAGAGCCAAAACGTTATATTGTGCCTTGGGTGCTTGCAGGTTTAGGTGTTGTATTCATAGCGCAACTCATCATTAATGCAATTTCTACACTTCTTTTTGGCATTGACCCAGCAAGTCAAAACACATTAGCACTTATGAAAATAGCACGTGAAATGCCACTATTTATCATTCTAATAGCGATTGTTGGTCCTATTTTAGAGGAGTATGTATTTAGAAAAGTCATTTTTGGTGAATTGTACAATGCCATTCAAGCTAAACCTATTGTTAAATTTTTAATCGCTGGAATCGTGAGCTCAATATTATTTGCATTAGCTCATATGGATTTTACGCACTTTTTAGTCTACTTCGCTATGGGCATTATCTTTTCTGCATTCTATATTTATACCAAGCGATTAAGTGTCGCTATTGGGATTCATATCGCTCAAAACGGATTAGTCACACTCGTTCAGTTACTTATACCTGAGCAAGTTTTTGAACGTATGTTAGAACAAACACAAGTAATTATACTTCATTTATTTTAG
- a CDS encoding SdrH family protein has translation MSFTKFKLAISISTLIVGSTMLGSNTNQTDLAYAVENSNNVSNQDITYKVGMKEEPSTEQESSEEKPTEEPSTEQESSEEKPTEEPSTEQGSSEERPTEEPSTEQGSSEERPTEEPSTEQESSEEKPTEEPSTEQESSEEKPTEEPSTEQESSEEKPTEEPSTEQESSEEKPTEEPSTEQESSEGNVTNPPQGNHGTNLPQSSEGALNHNQTEPNMSEKTNRFNQYFNALDNNFKYNPLFMERLQNLEASGFLNDQEFQNIDKKMPFQDNRFLNQLQQDSEYFRFQYFNPLNSDSYYKNLDKQVLALMNGEAGAMPGLKTPANRPIAGKAQDKVETIEQNGENMGAGQHHQDKHHSNRHLNTFKEVCFIIICVLIAFLVAFLIWRKR, from the coding sequence ATGTCGTTTACTAAATTCAAACTAGCAATCAGCATATCTACTTTAATAGTCGGCAGTACAATGCTCGGTTCTAATACCAATCAAACGGATTTAGCATATGCCGTTGAAAATTCAAACAATGTATCAAATCAAGATATTACATATAAAGTTGGGATGAAGGAAGAACCAAGTACTGAACAAGAAAGCAGTGAAGAAAAACCAACAGAAGAGCCAAGCACTGAACAAGAAAGCAGCGAAGAAAAACCGACAGAAGAGCCAAGTACTGAGCAAGGAAGCAGTGAAGAAAGACCGACAGAAGAACCAAGTACTGAGCAAGGAAGCAGTGAAGAAAGACCGACAGAAGAACCAAGCACTGAACAAGAAAGCAGTGAAGAAAAACCGACAGAAGAGCCAAGCACTGAACAAGAAAGCAGTGAAGAAAAACCGACAGAAGAGCCAAGCACTGAACAAGAAAGTAGCGAAGAAAAACCAACAGAAGAGCCAAGCACTGAACAAGAAAGTAGCGAAGAAAAACCAACAGAAGAGCCAAGTACTGAACAAGAAAGCAGTGAAGGGAACGTAACGAACCCTCCTCAAGGGAACCATGGCACAAATCTGCCTCAGTCATCTGAAGGCGCTTTAAATCATAATCAAACTGAGCCTAACATGTCTGAAAAAACAAATCGATTTAATCAATACTTTAATGCTTTAGATAATAATTTTAAATATAATCCATTATTTATGGAAAGACTTCAAAATTTAGAAGCATCAGGATTTTTAAATGATCAAGAATTTCAAAATATTGATAAAAAGATGCCATTTCAAGATAATCGGTTTTTAAATCAACTTCAACAGGATTCGGAATATTTTAGATTTCAGTATTTTAATCCGCTGAATTCAGATTCATATTACAAAAATTTAGACAAACAAGTTTTAGCATTAATGAATGGTGAAGCAGGCGCCATGCCAGGACTCAAAACGCCTGCTAATCGACCAATAGCGGGTAAAGCACAAGATAAAGTCGAAACAATTGAACAAAATGGTGAAAATATGGGAGCAGGACAACACCATCAGGATAAGCATCACTCAAATCGACATTTGAATACTTTCAAAGAAGTATGTTTTATTATAATATGTGTATTAATTGCTTTTTTAGTCGCGTTTTTGATATGGCGTAAAAGATAA
- a CDS encoding carbon-nitrogen family hydrolase — protein sequence MYIQLFQIEIEPANASKNKEKIRYLFEQYVDDSIDLVVLPEMWNNGYALDRLYQLADVNLKDSYPFIKNLAKTYDVDIIAGSVSNQKKTGLYNTAFAVNRQGYKIYEYDKIHLVPMLDEPRYLDAGQKVPYTFTLSDGIQGTQIICYDLRFPELSRYPSATGAEILFYVAQWPITRLSHWRSLLQARAIENDAYVVATNSCGHDGKTEYAGHSMIISPNGDVIDEANEHETVITAKIDISKVAEQRQKIPVFENMRPNIYRYFNHKNL from the coding sequence ATGTATATACAGCTTTTCCAAATTGAAATCGAACCCGCTAATGCTTCAAAAAACAAAGAAAAAATACGGTATTTATTTGAGCAATATGTTGATGACTCCATTGATCTCGTTGTTCTACCAGAAATGTGGAATAATGGTTATGCATTAGATAGACTCTATCAACTTGCCGATGTAAACCTAAAAGATTCCTATCCATTTATAAAGAATTTAGCTAAAACATATGATGTTGATATTATTGCTGGATCTGTATCAAATCAAAAAAAGACAGGATTATATAACACTGCTTTTGCAGTTAATCGTCAAGGATATAAAATTTATGAGTATGATAAAATCCACCTTGTCCCAATGCTTGATGAACCTCGTTATTTAGATGCCGGGCAAAAGGTTCCATACACTTTCACATTAAGCGATGGTATTCAAGGTACACAAATCATATGTTACGATTTACGTTTTCCAGAATTAAGTCGTTATCCATCTGCAACAGGTGCTGAAATACTTTTTTATGTTGCCCAATGGCCTATTACACGTTTGTCCCATTGGCGCTCTCTTTTACAAGCTCGTGCAATTGAAAACGATGCATATGTTGTCGCAACTAATAGTTGTGGTCATGATGGCAAAACTGAATATGCCGGGCATTCTATGATTATTAGTCCAAATGGCGATGTAATTGATGAAGCTAACGAACATGAAACTGTAATCACTGCAAAAATTGATATTAGCAAAGTTGCAGAACAAAGACAAAAGATACCAGTATTTGAAAATATGCGTCCAAACATTTATCGTTATTTCAATCATAAAAATTTATAA
- a CDS encoding delta-lysin family phenol-soluble modulin (Members of this family are produced with retention of the N-formyl-methionine at the N-terminus.) — MEITTIMEEVAIMAQDIISTVIDFVKLIAETVQKFTK; from the coding sequence ATGGAAATTACTACAATAATGGAGGAGGTGGCAATTATGGCACAAGATATCATTTCTACAGTTATTGATTTCGTTAAATTAATCGCTGAAACAGTCCAAAAATTCACTAAATAA
- a CDS encoding accessory gene regulator AgrB — translation MRIIDQAIEQFALKLKEKQHLDHIEFLKVRLGMQVVAINLFKGIVTYGLALLLNIFLYTLTVHISYFVLRYFSHGAHAKSSLLCHIQNIVFFVIIPFLINYYDITFSYMLFLTIIGLIVVIRYAPAATRKQPIKSSRKKGLKLKSIVTMVALIVISIFMPQPYQQLICYGLILQAVTLLPIFFFKEEH, via the coding sequence GTGCGTATTATTGATCAAGCCATTGAACAATTTGCTCTTAAGTTAAAAGAAAAACAACATTTAGACCACATTGAATTTTTAAAAGTACGCTTAGGGATGCAAGTTGTTGCTATTAATTTATTTAAAGGCATCGTCACATACGGACTTGCACTCCTACTTAATATATTTTTATACACACTTACAGTTCATATTAGTTATTTTGTTTTAAGGTACTTCTCTCATGGCGCTCATGCGAAGTCATCCTTATTATGTCATATACAAAATATTGTTTTTTTTGTTATTATCCCATTTTTAATTAATTATTATGACATAACATTTAGTTATATGTTATTCTTAACTATAATAGGATTGATTGTTGTTATACGATACGCTCCTGCAGCTACTCGTAAACAGCCTATTAAATCATCACGTAAAAAAGGGCTAAAATTGAAATCAATCGTTACGATGGTTGCTTTAATTGTGATTTCGATTTTTATGCCTCAACCGTATCAACAATTAATTTGTTACGGTTTAATTTTACAAGCAGTAACGTTATTACCAATATTTTTCTTTAAGGAGGAGCATTAA
- the agrD gene encoding cyclic lactone autoinducer peptide AgrD, whose product MNFLENVLSLITKLFQVIGNFAKINTCTVYFDEPEVPRELLDSNK is encoded by the coding sequence ATGAATTTTTTAGAGAATGTTTTATCTTTAATTACTAAACTTTTCCAAGTGATTGGTAACTTTGCTAAAATCAACACTTGCACTGTTTATTTTGATGAGCCTGAAGTCCCTAGAGAGCTACTTGACTCAAATAAATAA
- the agrA gene encoding quorum-sensing response regulator AgrA, whose translation MKILICEDDPKQRERMQQIIENYIMIEEKPMEVEIATNDPYEILEAAKNMSDIGCYFLDIQLESDINGIKLGSEIRKHDPVGNIIFVTSHSELTYLTFVYKVAALDFIFKDDPDELQTRIIDCLETALKRLDLLTKDNTIETLELKRGSSSVYVNYDEVMFFESSPKSHRLIAHLDNRQIEFYGNLKELAQLDDRFVRCHNSFVLNRHNISHVDSKERIAYFKNDEYCYVSVRNLKKI comes from the coding sequence ATGAAAATACTGATTTGCGAAGATGATCCAAAACAACGTGAACGAATGCAACAAATTATTGAGAATTATATTATGATTGAAGAAAAACCAATGGAAGTTGAAATTGCAACAAATGATCCATATGAGATTTTAGAAGCTGCTAAAAATATGTCAGACATTGGCTGCTATTTTTTAGATATTCAACTTGAATCTGATATCAATGGTATTAAGTTAGGTAGTGAAATTAGAAAACATGATCCTGTTGGAAATATTATTTTTGTAACAAGTCACAGTGAGTTAACATATCTCACATTTGTTTATAAAGTAGCCGCACTTGACTTTATTTTTAAAGATGATCCTGACGAATTGCAAACGCGTATTATTGATTGTTTAGAAACTGCATTAAAACGTTTAGACTTATTAACAAAAGACAATACCATTGAAACATTAGAGCTAAAGCGCGGTAGTAGTTCTGTTTATGTCAATTATGATGAAGTGATGTTTTTCGAGTCTTCTCCAAAGTCTCACCGTTTAATCGCACATTTGGACAACCGTCAAATTGAATTTTATGGTAATCTCAAGGAACTTGCACAACTTGATGACCGCTTCGTCCGTTGTCACAATAGTTTTGTTTTAAATCGACATAATATTTCACATGTTGACTCTAAAGAACGCATCGCTTATTTTAAAAACGACGAGTATTGTTATGTCTCTGTTCGTAATCTCAAAAAAATATAA
- a CDS encoding sucrose-6-phosphate hydrolase, with translation MEQWSRDQRYRPIESMPQHEFEALKEKVGLSKYRQRFHIQPLSGLLNHPNGLIYTNGQYHIAHQWFPLGAVHGLKYWYYYTSSDLVEYHREGMLLKPDSAYDSHGVYSGSAFTYQNNLYVMYTGNHRTKDWDRQSSQIVAKMNNGKVEKLNPPAIPHPPKGYTQNFGFPKVFKRDGKLYAIIGAQRDDLTGCVVLYEAEQPESEWRFVGEIETDLENFGSFWESPDFFQLNGKDVLLFCPRALDSEEEQFQNKYLSGYIIGELDFDTLKFSHGSFQTLDNGFDFYAPQTFEDEVGRRVLIGWMGLPDTEYPTDNEGWAHCLTLPRTLTIESGILKQKPHMNLRKLREEKETALGYANKFFKQLHPYEGKQYELVVDILENEASAIEFQLRASKNEHTVIRYNSLTKEISLERFDSGALPIPVKGTERKATLETELYQLRIFVDTSSIEIFCNEGERVLTSRIFPSENANKIRVATDSGQVYLKMSKYNMKSIEL, from the coding sequence ATGGAACAATGGAGTCGTGATCAACGGTATCGACCAATAGAATCAATGCCACAGCATGAATTTGAAGCTCTAAAAGAAAAGGTGGGTCTTTCTAAATATCGTCAAAGATTTCACATACAACCGTTGTCAGGGCTTTTAAATCATCCCAATGGTCTCATTTATACAAATGGACAGTATCATATTGCGCATCAATGGTTTCCACTTGGGGCAGTACATGGTTTGAAGTATTGGTATTACTATACAAGTTCAGATCTCGTTGAATATCATAGAGAAGGTATGTTATTAAAGCCTGATTCAGCATATGATAGCCACGGAGTCTATAGTGGGAGTGCTTTTACCTATCAAAATAACCTTTATGTGATGTATACAGGTAATCATCGAACAAAAGACTGGGATCGTCAAAGCAGCCAAATTGTTGCCAAAATGAATAATGGTAAAGTTGAAAAATTAAATCCACCTGCAATTCCTCATCCTCCAAAAGGCTATACGCAAAATTTTGGTTTTCCCAAAGTATTTAAACGAGATGGAAAATTATATGCAATTATAGGTGCTCAAAGAGATGATTTAACTGGTTGTGTAGTCCTCTATGAAGCAGAGCAACCAGAGAGCGAATGGAGATTTGTAGGAGAAATCGAGACAGATTTAGAAAACTTTGGGTCATTTTGGGAATCCCCAGATTTCTTTCAATTGAATGGTAAAGATGTACTATTATTTTGTCCTAGAGCGCTAGATTCAGAGGAAGAGCAATTTCAGAATAAATATTTAAGTGGTTATATCATAGGAGAATTGGACTTTGACACACTCAAATTTTCACACGGTTCATTTCAAACTTTAGATAATGGTTTTGATTTTTATGCGCCTCAGACGTTTGAAGATGAAGTGGGACGACGTGTTTTAATTGGATGGATGGGACTTCCAGATACAGAATATCCCACTGACAATGAAGGTTGGGCACATTGTTTAACTTTACCTAGAACGTTAACGATTGAAAGTGGCATCTTAAAGCAAAAACCACATATGAATTTAAGAAAATTAAGAGAAGAAAAAGAAACGGCGCTTGGCTATGCGAATAAGTTTTTCAAGCAACTGCATCCATACGAAGGGAAGCAATATGAACTTGTTGTCGACATACTCGAAAATGAAGCATCAGCAATTGAATTTCAGTTGAGAGCTTCTAAAAATGAACATACAGTCATCAGATATAATAGTTTAACAAAAGAAATATCACTTGAACGTTTTGATAGTGGTGCATTGCCGATACCTGTCAAAGGTACAGAGAGGAAAGCAACTTTGGAAACTGAATTATATCAACTGCGCATTTTTGTAGATACATCAAGCATCGAAATTTTCTGTAATGAAGGTGAACGTGTCCTTACTTCACGTATTTTTCCAAGTGAAAATGCTAACAAAATTAGAGTGGCGACTGATTCTGGGCAAGTTTATTTAAAAATGTCTAAATACAATATGAAAAGCATAGAATTATAA
- a CDS encoding sulfurtransferase TusA family protein produces MIYELGTVGMVCPFPLIEAQKKMEELSAGDELKIDFDCTQATESIPNWAAEQNYPINHFEQLDDASWTITVQKV; encoded by the coding sequence ATGATTTATGAATTAGGTACAGTAGGAATGGTATGTCCATTTCCATTAATAGAAGCTCAAAAGAAAATGGAGGAATTAAGCGCTGGAGATGAGCTCAAAATTGATTTTGATTGTACTCAAGCGACTGAATCTATCCCGAATTGGGCAGCAGAACAAAATTATCCCATCAACCATTTTGAACAGCTCGATGATGCATCATGGACGATAACAGTCCAAAAAGTATAA